From Halalkalicoccus sp. CG83, one genomic window encodes:
- a CDS encoding NAD(P)/FAD-dependent oxidoreductase, with the protein MPAEYEVVVVGGGPGGLTTALYTTRLGHETALINREGGRYTTVEHVHNVIGISEETTGREITALALDQLEEYGADCHADTVQNVARTRDGGQFRVEAHDRTVLAERVVLATGFKDAPPSFPELTRYTGHGLHYCLHCDAYSLIDEPVYVFGHTESAAEMAMMMLNFTADVELLLHGAEPEWDEGTDDQLRAHPVGVREEEAVTVHPRDSEAGRPEIGAIEFADGTIREYVGGFAKYGTSYNNRLAKGLGCELDDEGAVQVDDEGRTSVEGVYAVGDLTHGQNQTPIAMGDGARAGLALHHELRTFPVPSEEIEAGETPSEFDVPAVSEAIREKAHDVQKRDDHAGMTSSNPNER; encoded by the coding sequence ATGCCCGCGGAGTACGAGGTCGTCGTCGTCGGCGGCGGTCCCGGCGGCCTGACGACCGCCCTCTACACGACCCGGCTCGGCCACGAGACGGCGCTCATCAACCGCGAGGGCGGCCGGTACACGACGGTCGAACACGTCCACAACGTGATCGGGATCTCCGAGGAGACGACCGGCCGGGAGATCACTGCGCTCGCGCTCGACCAGCTCGAGGAGTACGGCGCCGACTGCCACGCCGACACCGTCCAGAACGTTGCCCGTACCCGTGACGGAGGGCAGTTCCGCGTCGAGGCACACGATCGGACCGTGCTCGCCGAGCGAGTAGTGCTCGCGACCGGATTCAAGGACGCACCGCCGTCGTTCCCGGAGCTGACGCGGTACACCGGCCACGGGCTCCACTACTGTCTGCACTGTGACGCCTACTCGCTGATCGACGAGCCCGTCTACGTGTTCGGTCACACCGAGAGCGCCGCGGAGATGGCGATGATGATGCTCAACTTCACCGCCGACGTCGAGCTGTTGCTCCACGGCGCGGAGCCCGAGTGGGACGAGGGAACCGACGATCAGCTTCGTGCTCACCCGGTCGGGGTTCGCGAGGAGGAGGCCGTCACCGTCCATCCCCGGGACAGCGAGGCCGGCCGCCCCGAGATCGGAGCGATCGAGTTCGCCGACGGAACGATCCGGGAGTACGTCGGCGGTTTCGCGAAGTACGGCACCTCGTACAACAACCGGCTCGCGAAGGGGCTCGGCTGCGAGCTCGACGACGAGGGTGCCGTCCAGGTCGACGACGAGGGCCGCACCTCGGTCGAGGGGGTGTACGCCGTCGGCGACCTCACCCACGGCCAGAACCAGACCCCGATCGCGATGGGCGACGGCGCGAGAGCCGGCCTCGCGCTACATCACGAGCTACGGACCTTCCCGGTCCCGAGCGAGGAGATCGAAGCCGGGGAGACCCCGAGCGAGTTCGACGTACCGGCCGTCTCCGAGGCGATTCGCGAGAAGGCACACGACGTTCAGAAGCGGGACGACCACGCGGGGATGACCTCCTCGAACCCGAACGAGAGGTAG
- the arcD gene encoding arginine/ornithine antiporter ArcD — translation MAELGFATRSYEEIPEERRPSMGQALVPIVGMIAFLTVGAVVLGLDPHMPLLWGCVLTGLVGRYWLGITWDELFDGVADSLRMGMQALLILFVIYMLIPAWIGAGTIPGLIYYGLGLLSPVVFLPATALIATVSAFAIGSSWTTAATLGVALMGIGGGLGVPAPMTAGAVLTGAYTGDKITPLSDTTNLAAAVTNTDLMEHVNTMRVGTGLALAIALVAYAYLGLQITGEIPVERIETIQSALLANYEINPLVFLPLAVTFGLALAGYPALPTLVGGVFAGVATMLAVQGVGFTSAWEIAQAGTSPATGTDLVDELLASDGLEGSAWTVSIVVVALSLGGLLERTGTLAALAHGLERFIHSVAGLTVATGVSAFAMNGLAGQQYMSIVIPSMTFQGVYEEFGLESRNLSRAVEAAGTTTSVLIPWNAGGAFMTATLGVSPLAYAPYYFLGFLSPAILFVMGLTGWGISYVDGIEADAGIGAEPTVGDD, via the coding sequence ATGGCTGAACTCGGATTCGCGACGAGATCCTACGAGGAGATCCCGGAGGAGCGACGGCCCTCGATGGGACAGGCGCTGGTGCCGATCGTGGGGATGATCGCGTTCCTGACCGTCGGCGCGGTTGTGCTCGGGCTGGATCCGCACATGCCGCTGCTGTGGGGCTGCGTACTGACCGGACTGGTTGGGCGCTACTGGCTCGGGATCACCTGGGACGAACTGTTCGACGGCGTCGCCGACAGCCTGCGGATGGGGATGCAGGCGCTTCTGATCCTGTTCGTGATCTACATGCTGATCCCCGCCTGGATCGGTGCCGGAACGATTCCGGGGCTGATCTACTACGGGCTGGGGCTGCTCTCGCCCGTGGTCTTCCTGCCCGCGACGGCGCTGATCGCCACGGTCTCGGCGTTCGCGATCGGCTCGTCGTGGACCACCGCCGCCACGCTGGGCGTCGCCCTGATGGGGATCGGCGGGGGGCTCGGCGTCCCCGCGCCGATGACCGCCGGTGCAGTGCTGACGGGCGCGTACACCGGTGACAAGATCACGCCGCTGTCGGACACAACGAATCTCGCCGCCGCAGTGACGAACACCGACCTGATGGAGCACGTCAACACCATGCGGGTCGGGACCGGCCTCGCGCTGGCCATCGCGCTGGTCGCCTACGCCTATCTCGGCCTACAGATCACCGGTGAGATCCCTGTAGAGCGGATCGAGACCATCCAGTCCGCGCTGCTCGCGAACTACGAGATCAACCCCCTCGTGTTCCTCCCGCTGGCGGTCACCTTCGGGCTCGCGCTCGCCGGCTACCCCGCCCTGCCGACGCTGGTCGGCGGGGTGTTCGCGGGCGTGGCGACGATGCTCGCTGTCCAGGGCGTCGGCTTCACGAGCGCCTGGGAGATCGCCCAGGCCGGCACCTCGCCCGCCACCGGCACGGACCTGGTCGACGAACTGCTCGCGAGCGACGGCCTCGAGGGCTCGGCGTGGACGGTCTCGATCGTCGTCGTCGCGCTCTCGCTGGGCGGCCTGCTCGAACGGACGGGGACGCTCGCCGCACTCGCCCACGGACTGGAACGGTTCATCCACAGCGTCGCGGGGTTGACCGTGGCCACCGGCGTGTCTGCCTTCGCGATGAACGGGCTCGCGGGTCAGCAGTACATGAGTATCGTCATCCCGTCGATGACCTTCCAGGGCGTCTACGAGGAGTTCGGCCTCGAGAGCCGGAACCTCTCACGGGCCGTGGAGGCCGCCGGCACTACGACCAGCGTGCTGATCCCGTGGAACGCGGGCGGGGCGTTCATGACCGCCACGCTCGGCGTGTCGCCGCTGGCGTACGCCCCCTACTACTTCCTCGGCTTCCTCTCGCCGGCGATCCTCTTCGTCATGGGACTGACGGGCTGGGGGATCAGCTACGTCGACGGAATCGAAGCCGACGCCGGGATCGGCGCCGAGCCGACCGTGGGCGACGACTGA
- a CDS encoding uS10/mL48 family ribosomal protein, whose product MTFVTKLTLQSGDRAVLDDVVSSISTFVERKGAELKGPHPKPPRTLGVPQYKRTTGEGDGFSSWRYTVYTRTLEIVGHDDVARQVAQRSLPDGVHIEVELEQIRPMGSA is encoded by the coding sequence ATGACCTTCGTCACGAAACTCACGCTCCAGAGCGGGGATCGAGCGGTGCTCGACGACGTCGTCTCGTCGATCTCGACGTTCGTCGAGCGAAAGGGCGCGGAGCTGAAGGGGCCGCACCCGAAGCCGCCGCGGACACTCGGCGTCCCGCAGTACAAACGGACGACCGGCGAGGGCGACGGCTTCTCGTCGTGGCGCTACACCGTCTACACCCGGACGCTCGAGATCGTCGGCCACGACGACGTCGCCCGCCAGGTGGCCCAGCGGTCGCTCCCCGATGGCGTTCACATCGAGGTCGAACTCGAACAGATCCGGCCGATGGGGTCGGCCTGA
- a CDS encoding class I SAM-dependent methyltransferase gives MQPDDVRRDWAERSGKFSPAYYARIGPNEVSETLANVLEHYVDDAAAILEVGCGSGRHLAYLRERGFGNLTGIDINDESFDVMVEQYPGLADSGTFHADAVEELVSEFDDGAFDVVYSVETLQHIHPDDEWVFDELARVTGDLLVTAENEGNSPERGRGDAAVSYVDGEFPLYHRHWKRVFADRGLVQLIREPTSRDTIRVFRAP, from the coding sequence ATGCAGCCGGACGACGTTCGCCGGGACTGGGCCGAGCGTTCAGGGAAGTTCTCGCCGGCGTACTACGCCCGGATCGGGCCCAACGAAGTGAGCGAGACGCTCGCTAACGTGCTTGAACACTACGTCGACGACGCAGCGGCGATCCTCGAGGTGGGCTGTGGCTCCGGGCGCCATCTCGCGTACCTCCGCGAACGGGGCTTCGGGAACCTCACCGGGATCGACATCAACGACGAGTCGTTCGACGTGATGGTCGAGCAGTACCCGGGGCTTGCCGATTCGGGGACGTTCCACGCTGACGCCGTCGAGGAGCTCGTCTCGGAGTTCGATGACGGCGCGTTCGACGTCGTCTACTCGGTGGAGACCCTCCAACACATCCACCCGGACGACGAGTGGGTGTTCGACGAACTCGCACGCGTCACCGGTGACCTGCTCGTGACCGCCGAGAACGAGGGGAACAGTCCCGAACGTGGCCGGGGGGACGCCGCCGTCAGCTACGTTGACGGCGAGTTCCCGCTGTACCACCGCCACTGGAAGCGGGTGTTCGCCGACAGGGGGTTGGTCCAACTAATCCGCGAGCCCACTTCCCGGGATACGATACGAGTGTTCCGGGCCCCCTGA
- a CDS encoding C-terminal binding protein: MTHRIVVSDAKAEESDLEIHREVLSRVDAEVVASELRTEEEVREAATDATALIVDTRTPVTAAVLEENDGLQVVGRAGIGVDNVAIDAAKEAGVTVVNAPTYCLDEVATHALSLLLACLRSLPSYDREVRKGGWDWRAGEPAVRLREATLGLAGFGRIPRRLATMVQGFGCELLVHDPYIPDGEIATYNAESVEFDALLERSDLLSVHLPLTDDTEGTFDREAFERMPDHAILANTARGGVIDEADLANALEAGEIEAAGLDVLCEEPPEESPLLERDDVLFSPHAGWYSESAREDLAREVAGDVARVLAGEEPRNPVTDDW, translated from the coding sequence GTGACACACCGGATCGTCGTCAGCGACGCGAAGGCGGAGGAGTCGGACCTGGAGATCCACCGCGAAGTGCTCTCGCGGGTCGACGCGGAGGTCGTCGCCAGCGAGCTTCGAACCGAGGAGGAGGTCCGCGAGGCCGCGACCGACGCGACGGCGTTGATCGTCGATACGCGGACGCCCGTCACGGCCGCGGTCCTCGAGGAGAACGACGGGCTGCAGGTCGTCGGCCGCGCGGGGATCGGCGTCGACAACGTCGCGATCGACGCCGCGAAGGAGGCCGGCGTCACGGTCGTCAACGCGCCGACGTACTGTCTCGACGAGGTCGCGACCCACGCGCTCTCGCTGTTGCTCGCCTGCCTGCGGAGCCTCCCGAGCTACGACCGCGAGGTCCGCAAGGGCGGCTGGGACTGGCGCGCCGGCGAACCGGCCGTCCGGCTTCGGGAGGCGACGCTGGGACTCGCCGGCTTCGGACGGATCCCGCGCCGGCTCGCGACCATGGTCCAGGGCTTCGGCTGCGAACTGCTCGTCCACGACCCCTACATCCCGGACGGCGAGATAGCGACCTACAACGCCGAGTCGGTCGAGTTCGACGCGCTGCTCGAACGCTCCGACCTCCTCTCGGTTCACCTCCCGCTCACCGACGACACCGAGGGGACGTTCGACCGGGAGGCGTTCGAGCGGATGCCGGATCACGCGATCCTCGCGAACACCGCCCGCGGCGGCGTGATCGACGAGGCCGACCTCGCGAATGCGCTCGAGGCCGGAGAGATCGAGGCAGCGGGCCTCGACGTATTGTGCGAGGAGCCGCCGGAGGAGTCGCCGCTGCTCGAGCGTGATGACGTGCTGTTCAGCCCGCACGCGGGCTGGTACTCCGAGTCCGCCCGCGAGGACCTCGCTCGCGAGGTCGCGGGCGACGTCGCACGGGTGCTCGCCGGCGAGGAGCCGCGCAACCCGGTGACTGACGACTGGTAG
- a CDS encoding GNAT family N-acetyltransferase produces MFPERLETERLSLVRFGHDTVDLQKLYRVLSADETERVAQFMPWDRHATIEETYEFVERIERRWNDHDRATYAIRPREGEPRAGEFAGNAILDLDWRRRTARPGAWLRKPFWGRGYAGEQTAALLELAFDGLDLELVAFTHNVDNENARRSIERIIERFGGQRDGVLRNWTPYRGEVADVYRYTITETQYREAVGRK; encoded by the coding sequence ATGTTTCCCGAGCGCCTCGAGACCGAGCGGCTCTCGCTCGTTCGCTTCGGCCACGACACAGTCGACCTCCAGAAGCTGTATCGCGTCCTCTCGGCCGACGAGACGGAGCGGGTCGCACAGTTCATGCCGTGGGACCGTCACGCGACGATCGAGGAGACCTACGAATTCGTCGAACGGATCGAGCGGCGCTGGAACGACCACGACCGGGCCACCTACGCGATCCGGCCCCGCGAGGGCGAGCCGCGCGCCGGCGAGTTCGCGGGCAACGCCATCCTCGACCTCGACTGGCGGCGCCGAACCGCCAGGCCGGGCGCCTGGCTTCGAAAGCCCTTCTGGGGTCGGGGGTACGCGGGCGAACAGACGGCGGCGCTGTTGGAGCTCGCGTTCGACGGGCTGGACCTCGAGCTCGTCGCGTTCACCCACAACGTCGACAACGAGAACGCACGGCGGTCGATCGAACGGATCATCGAGCGCTTCGGCGGACAGCGCGACGGCGTGTTGAGAAACTGGACGCCGTATCGCGGCGAGGTCGCCGACGTCTACCGCTATACGATCACCGAAACGCAGTACCGCGAGGCGGTCGGTCGGAAGTAG
- a CDS encoding DUF7282 domain-containing protein, whose amino-acid sequence MTNENHDPSTTEHESKRKTPETSSRGAGGLLPSRRRMLQAIGGVGASLAMTGHAASAGCDDDHDHHDDHDDAHTGDRKDGRDESAVTSEAYSRFSDQVTDGTYTVIDEINITTEEGGFASIHIARPEEGVADVGFINPENGEPQNAAATIIGYSEWLEPGLHENVEVPLFQDEELDAVSELDRLEEPTVLVSLAHIDSNENQEWDFFDESDEDPAYNGAAENTENQFAPPSARPTDIAAVVPLEENADEFEISR is encoded by the coding sequence ATGACCAACGAGAACCACGATCCATCGACGACCGAGCACGAATCGAAGCGAAAGACACCTGAGACCTCCTCGCGCGGCGCGGGCGGCCTCCTGCCGTCCCGCCGGCGCATGTTACAGGCGATCGGTGGCGTCGGCGCGTCGCTCGCGATGACCGGGCACGCCGCGAGCGCGGGCTGTGACGACGATCACGACCATCACGACGATCACGACGATGCTCATACGGGCGACCGAAAGGACGGACGCGACGAGTCGGCCGTCACTAGCGAAGCGTACAGTCGTTTCTCGGATCAGGTCACCGACGGAACGTACACCGTCATCGACGAGATAAACATCACGACGGAGGAGGGCGGGTTCGCGTCGATCCACATCGCCCGTCCGGAGGAGGGCGTCGCGGACGTCGGCTTCATCAACCCGGAGAACGGGGAACCACAGAACGCGGCCGCGACGATCATCGGCTATTCGGAGTGGCTCGAACCGGGCCTCCACGAGAACGTCGAGGTTCCGCTGTTCCAGGACGAGGAGCTCGATGCCGTCTCCGAACTGGACCGACTGGAGGAGCCCACCGTACTGGTCTCGCTCGCCCACATCGACAGCAACGAGAACCAGGAGTGGGACTTCTTCGACGAGAGCGACGAGGATCCCGCGTACAACGGCGCGGCCGAGAACACCGAGAACCAGTTCGCGCCGCCGTCCGCCCGCCCGACCGACATCGCGGCGGTCGTCCCGCTCGAGGAGAACGCAGACGAGTTCGAGATCTCGCGCTAG
- a CDS encoding amidohydrolase gives MSTTGDHLIELRRDLHRHPEPAWREFYTTCRIVEELERIGVTDIYVGREAIDPDERMAVPDSSELVEWFARAREAGAKEDVLDRLDGGYTGCVAVLRQGEGPTVGLRVDIDGLLREESRADEHAPVAEGFRSEHEGAMHACGHDGHATIGLGVLEAIKESDFEGTLKVFFQPGEEMIAGGRAIAKSSHLADVDYLLALHLGLDHPTGEVVAGIDGFLAVAHLHVEFSGEPAHAGAAPNEGENAVQAMATAVGNLYAIPRHQDGATRVNAGQVGGGTASNIVPESAYIEAEVRGETTELMEYMRERAERVLHGAAEMHGCEVEIETRGRAPSARSDAQLAEIVSAVAGGVEGVDSVLDRDTLGGSEDATYLMREVQRNGGYAAYVGIGTDHPGGHHTATFDVDERSIPIGIDVISGAIREIAATRPE, from the coding sequence ATGAGCACGACCGGCGACCACCTGATCGAGCTGCGACGCGACCTCCATCGCCACCCCGAGCCCGCGTGGCGCGAGTTCTACACCACCTGCCGCATCGTCGAGGAGCTCGAGCGCATCGGCGTCACCGACATCTACGTCGGCCGCGAGGCGATCGATCCCGACGAACGGATGGCCGTCCCCGACTCCAGTGAGCTGGTCGAGTGGTTCGCCCGGGCGCGTGAGGCGGGCGCAAAGGAGGACGTCCTCGACCGACTCGACGGCGGCTACACCGGCTGCGTCGCCGTCCTCCGGCAGGGTGAGGGGCCGACCGTCGGGCTGCGGGTCGACATCGACGGCCTGCTGCGAGAGGAGTCCAGGGCCGACGAGCACGCCCCCGTCGCCGAGGGCTTTCGCTCCGAACACGAGGGGGCGATGCACGCCTGCGGCCACGACGGCCACGCGACGATCGGTCTGGGCGTACTCGAGGCGATCAAGGAGAGCGATTTCGAGGGAACCCTCAAGGTGTTCTTCCAGCCCGGCGAGGAGATGATCGCCGGCGGGAGGGCGATAGCCAAGAGCAGCCACCTCGCGGACGTCGACTACCTGCTCGCGCTGCATCTCGGGCTCGACCACCCCACCGGCGAGGTGGTCGCGGGCATCGACGGTTTTCTGGCAGTTGCGCACCTCCACGTCGAGTTCAGCGGCGAGCCAGCCCACGCCGGCGCCGCCCCGAACGAGGGCGAGAACGCCGTCCAGGCGATGGCCACGGCCGTAGGGAACCTCTACGCGATCCCCCGTCACCAGGACGGCGCGACCCGCGTCAACGCCGGGCAGGTCGGCGGCGGCACCGCCTCGAACATCGTTCCCGAGTCCGCCTACATCGAGGCGGAGGTCCGCGGCGAGACCACCGAACTCATGGAGTACATGCGAGAACGCGCCGAGCGCGTGCTCCACGGCGCGGCGGAGATGCACGGCTGCGAGGTCGAGATCGAGACGAGGGGGCGGGCTCCCAGCGCGCGCAGCGACGCACAGCTCGCGGAGATCGTCTCCGCGGTGGCGGGCGGCGTCGAGGGCGTCGATAGCGTCCTCGACCGAGACACGCTCGGCGGTAGCGAGGACGCGACCTACCTGATGAGAGAGGTCCAGAGGAACGGCGGCTACGCCGCCTACGTCGGCATCGGCACCGACCACCCCGGCGGCCACCACACCGCGACGTTCGACGTCGACGAGCGGAGCATCCCCATCGGCATCGACGTGATCAGCGGGGCGATCCGCGAGATCGCGGCGACTCGACCCGAGTAG
- a CDS encoding DoxX-like family protein: MSRARPRRLESSLASAREVEQWFLSFVQDHSLAFLRYSMVIVFVWFGLLTAAGVSETAGLVATAFGSVPSDLFLIGLGGWEVAIGLALLWRRTVRLAVALLMIHASVMMLPLALFPHETFTHFPYAPSFEGVYIIKDWVVLGSAMVVGGRLDETTD; this comes from the coding sequence ATGAGCCGTGCGCGTCCACGGCGGCTCGAGTCCTCGCTCGCGTCGGCACGCGAGGTCGAGCAGTGGTTCCTCTCGTTCGTCCAGGACCACAGCCTCGCCTTCCTCCGGTACTCGATGGTGATCGTCTTCGTCTGGTTCGGGCTGTTGACCGCGGCGGGCGTCAGCGAGACGGCGGGGCTGGTCGCCACGGCGTTCGGATCCGTCCCGTCCGACCTCTTCCTCATCGGGCTGGGCGGCTGGGAGGTCGCGATCGGGCTGGCGCTGCTGTGGCGGCGAACGGTGCGGCTCGCGGTCGCGCTGCTGATGATACACGCGAGCGTGATGATGCTGCCGCTGGCGCTGTTCCCACACGAGACGTTCACCCACTTCCCGTACGCCCCGTCGTTCGAGGGGGTGTACATCATCAAGGACTGGGTAGTGCTCGGGAGCGCGATGGTCGTCGGCGGGCGCCTCGACGAGACGACGGACTGA
- a CDS encoding type 1 glutamine amidotransferase domain-containing protein has protein sequence MKALIVTTDGFEDSELTYPYYRLQEAGIDVALATPDGESVTGKIGEEMDADLAISEASEDEYDLLVVPGGNAPEDLRLEAEEAITLVQEFDDSGKPIASVCHGAQLLISADVLEGREATGFWAIQVDMKNAGATFVDEECVVDDNLITARYPADLPAWLSGLFEQLDEVEAQPVAAD, from the coding sequence ATGAAGGCACTCATCGTCACCACCGACGGGTTCGAGGACAGCGAACTCACCTATCCCTACTACCGGCTGCAGGAGGCGGGTATCGACGTCGCACTCGCCACGCCCGACGGCGAGAGCGTGACGGGCAAGATCGGCGAGGAGATGGACGCCGACCTCGCCATCAGCGAGGCCAGCGAGGACGAGTACGACCTGCTGGTCGTGCCGGGCGGCAACGCCCCCGAGGACCTCCGGCTCGAGGCCGAGGAGGCGATCACGCTGGTCCAGGAGTTCGACGACAGCGGAAAGCCCATCGCGTCGGTCTGTCACGGCGCCCAGCTCCTGATCAGTGCCGACGTCCTGGAGGGTCGCGAGGCCACCGGTTTCTGGGCGATCCAGGTCGACATGAAGAACGCCGGCGCGACGTTCGTCGACGAGGAGTGCGTCGTCGACGACAACCTGATCACCGCGCGCTACCCCGCCGACCTGCCCGCGTGGCTCTCCGGGCTGTTCGAACAGCTCGACGAGGTCGAAGCCCAGCCCGTCGCGGCCGACTAA